One Candidatus Regiella endosymbiont of Tuberolachnus salignus genomic window, TCAACCCATTCTTGATAGAGGCAAGTGGTTTTCGTGGCAAAAAGCTCATAACCTTTTTGTGCCGCCAGCCAAGTGATTTGATCATTTTGTATCTGATAGTCACCACCATAAAGAACAGGTGGTTTTGATTGGCTGTTTTTTATTATTTGAGCAATTAGCGTAAGATAATCACTGCTTTCTTGTGCTTTAATCAGCATAAAACGTGATTTAGATTGTGGGTGACAGAATAATTTTATACTGCTTGTTAACCGCAGTTGCACCTCGGAACAAATCACCGGTGCTAACTGAGTGGCTCTAGCAAATAATGCCTGATAAGGCGTCGTGTCGGGCAGAAGAGACTGCCATTTGAGTCGTTTATTGGTCAAAGTGGTTAGATACAATGTAAAAAGAAAAAGCGATTATACAAGAATAAAGCAAGCTGCATAGTATAGCGATCTCAGTTAGCGAGTATTTAATAGCGTGAGAATATCAAAAATTCTGTTATGCTGATTAAAAGTTACACGGTCACTATAGAGTTTACTATGAAATATCAACAACTAAATAATCTTGAAAGCGGTTGGAAATATGCGTATTTGAGGAAAAAACACCGTGAAGGTGAAATGATCACCTGCCATATTGAAAACAGTGCCGCGCAAGAAGCGATTAGGCAATTGTTTGAATTGGAAAAAGAGTCAGAAAAAGTTATCGCATGGATTAATCAGCATATTAACTTAGATCTACATAATCGCATGAAACAAACTATCCGAGCGCGTCGTAAGCGTTATTTTAACGCTGAACATCAGCATACTCGGAAAAAATCGATCGATTTGGAGTTTTCAGTGTGGCAACGTTTGTCCATATTGGCGCATCATTATCAGCGTACCTTGTCAGAAACCCTCATTCAGTTGATTGAAGATGCTGAATACAAAAAAAAATATGTTGAACAAATATCCTCTTTAAAACAGGAGCTAAAAGGGATGTTAGATAAGTGAAATTAATGCGCTATCGGGCAATAGACCTCTTTTCAAACCTACTGCGCAACGCAGAATTCACACCATGCAGTAGGTTATGCAAGACGTTTGTTTTGTCGCCTCCATTCCGCCAATAGGATACCGGCGGCAACCGATACATTGAGGCTTTCTACTAACCCGGTACCCAGTATAGAGACAGCGATATCTCCTTGTTGCCAAATGTCTTTTGTTATCCCGCTACTTTCTTGTCCGAGTACCAGCACTATTTTGTTCGGTAGCTTGGTGTTGGTGAGATCGCTTCCTTTGTGGCTAGATGTCGTGACTATGCTGTATCCCGCTTTACGAAAATCAACTAATGCAGATAAAAGATCATCTGTATGGATGGCTTTAATGTGCTCGGCTCCGCCCTCAGCAGTACGCATTGCTGCCCCCGATTCTAGCATTGCGGGATCGTGCAGCAACACATGATGAATGCCGAAATGCGCACAAGTTCGCATAATTCCACCCAAATTATGTGGATTTCCTATGTTTTCTAGTGCGAGTACACAATCTTGCGCTGGTGTTTGCTGTAGATAAACGGCTCTATTTATCTCGCGATGAGATTTTTTTACGAGAAAACAAACCCCCTCGTGATGTTCGGTGCCAGACACTGTTGCGAGTTCTTTGCTATCGACGACATGGTAGGCCTTACGATGGTCAGCCATCCATTTTAGCGCCATGCGAAAATCGGATATCGAGGTTTGTGAAAACCAGGCTTTTACGATGACTTCGGGGCGATTTTTAAACAATTGCTGGCAGGCGTTTTTTCCATAGATGCGTTTTTCTTCAGCACGTTGGCGCTGTAACTGAATGGGATCAATTTGGTTAGTGTCAATTTTTACGCTGTCATGATCATGGCGGCGATTTTTGCCTCGTCGGAATTTTTTAGCGTGACTGTCGGTATTATTCTCATCACTACGGACGTACATCACTTTGATCTTACCGTTTTTGCCATTCAAAAAATCGTTCACTTTTGTTTCCACCTAAAATATACGTAAGAAGGGGGTTATACCCAATGAATTTCGAGTTACGGCAAGGCGGCAAGGGTGTGAGACCGATGAGCGTAGACATACTACGTGATTCGGCGAGCACCCGAAGCCAACGCCGCCGTAACTTGAAAGGCGAAGGGTATAGATTAATTGTTTTATACCCTTCACCTACCCTGGCAGCCGAAGGCAGCTTCAAAGACGAAGAGTATATATTGACTTATTCTATTTAATAGATTGCGCTGCTTTTTTTGCCTTTGCTCTAGCAATGGCTGCCGCAATGATGGCTTGGCGTCGGTCTTCTGGCTCTGCTGTGTTATTTTCCATCAATTTATCTAGTGATGGCGCTATTTCATTGATAGCGATTGAGGGCTGGTTTTTTGTTAATGCGGTTGATGAGGGGGAGCGAGAGGTTGATAACAAATTATGATGTTGTTCGCGAGCCAATTTTTCGCGTTGCAAGCGCATTTTTTTAGCTTCGAACCTTTTTTTAGCCTCGGCTCCACGGAGCGTTTCTTGATCCAGTGCGCGTATTTCAGCTTTTTCCTGGCGGTAATATTGCACCAATGGAATGTGGCTAGGACATACATAAGCACAAGCACCGCATTCGATACAATCAAATAAATGGTGATTACGGGCTTTTTCATGTTCGCCCGCGCGGCTGAACCAATAAAGTTGCTGCGGCAATAATCGCGCTGGACAGGCTTCGACGCAGAGCCCACAGCGGATACAGGGTTGTTCTGGCTCAGGTATTGCTATTTCAGTGTTGGCCGCAGCAACAATACAGTTACTGATTTTTACAATAGGGACATCTTGGCTGGGGAGCGTAAAGCCCATCAGGGGTCCCCCCATGATAAGTATGGGTCGAGGCGGCGGCTGGAAGCCGGCTTGGGTGAGTAAATGACTGACTGGTGTCCCTAATCGCACCCAAAAATTTCCTGGATTGGAGAGGGCATCACCGGTTAAGGTCACGACTCGCTCGATTAATGGTTGATTATCAATAATGGCGCGTTTTATTGCGAAGACGGTAGCGACATTTTGCATCATCACGCCAATAGAAGAAGAATGTTTACCCGGTGGAACTTCCCTGCCCGTTAGAATTTTCGTTAATTGTTTTGCTCCCCCTGATGGGTATTTGGTCGGTACGATCCTTAGCTGAATGATTTCATCATCGTTTAACGCTTTTTTAAGTGCCGTAATCGCTTCGGGTTTATTATCTTCGATACCAATGAGTACTTGTTTGGATCCCAATATAGACATAAGTATGCGGATACCCATGATGATTTCGTTGGCATGCTCCTGTATCAAGCGGTCATCAGCAGTAATATAAGGCTCACATTCAACTGCATTGATAATTAAAATTTCATTGCTATCGAGACCCGAAGCCAGCTTACTGGCGGTGGGAAAACCGGCACCCCCGAGTCCAGCAATACCCGCTAGATGGATTTTTTCGAGTAATTGTTGTGCCGTCAATTGTCGATAATTTACCGGCGGGTCGGGTTCACACCCGATATCTTTTCCATCAGGGATGATCTGTATACAGGGCTCAGATAATCCAGAAGGATGGGCGACAATATGAGGTTTAATGGCGCTGATAATGCCTGAGCTGGGGGCATGCACCGGTAGTGCGCGATCATGGCCAGAGGTTAATGGTTGGCCTTTTAGCACGCTGTCACCCATTTTCACTAACAGCTCGGCAGGTGATCCCAAATGTTGTTGTAGGGGGATGATAAAAAATTCAGGTAACGGGCAAGTACGTATTGGTACTTTGCTAGACTGTAATTTCATTTCTGGCAGATGGATCCCGCCATCGAAGTTCCATAGTTTATTTGTCTTACTGTATGAACGAAGTAGCTTAAACATGTTGATCCACATCGATGACTTTGATTGGAATGATCTGTGAAGTTTTTTTTACCGGGACAGTATTCAGATCCCATTTCCAGTTAGCTAGCGTGGTGGCAACAGGTATCATTTCAATACAATCGGTTGGACAGGGCGCAACACACAAATCACAGCCAGTACAGAGATCGGGTAATACTGTGTGTAATGCGCGGGTAGCGCCAACAATAGCATCTACCGGGCAGGCTTGAATACATTTTGTGCAACCTATGCAATTACTTTCATCAATAAATGCCACTTTTCTTTGCGGGTTAACGCGGCTTTCATCACCGTCGAGAGGTTGTGGCTCGATCCCTAATAGTTCGGCCAGTTTAAGCATAACCTTTTCGCCCCCGGGGGCGCATTGGTTAATTTTTTCATTGTTATTTGAGACCGCCTCGGCGTAAGGACGGCAGCCAGGGTAACCACATTGACCGCATTGACTTTGTGGTAGGATTTGATCAATTTGCTCGACGATAGGATCTTGTTCTACGCGAAAGCGTCGCGCGGCAAAGCCGAGAACAATGCCACAGACGAGTGCTAGCGTGCTTAATACACTAATAGCAATCCATAATGACAACATCAGAATTTTACCAGGCCAGTAAAGCCCATAAATGCCAGCGACATTAATCCGGCGGTGATTAATGCGATGGGAGAACCACGGAAAGGCGCTGGAACGTCGGCTCCCTCAAGCCGTTCACGAATGGCAGCAAAAAGAACCATAACCAATGAAAATCCGATCGCCGCGCCGAAACCATAAACCACCGACTGTAGAAAATTATGCGCTTGATTGATATTGAGCAGTGCGACACCCAGCACCGCACAATTTGTGGTAATCAAAGGCAAAAATATTCCCAGTAAACGATAGAGTACGGGGCTTGTTTTTCTTACCATTAACTCAGTGAACTGTACCACCACTGCGATAACCAAAATAAAAGATAGCGTGCGTAAATAACTTAGCCCTAAAGGTGACAGAACAACGCTTTCTAGTATCCAAGCACAAACTGAGGCGGATGTTAGCACGAAAGTAGTGGCGAGTCCCATACCGATAGCGGTTGTTAATTTTTTTGACACGCCCATAAATGGACACAAGCCAAGAAATTTGACCAATACGAAATTATTGACCAAAACGGTACTGATGAAGAGTAAAAAATATTCAGTCATGGTATGCAAAACCTGAAAAAATAGCGACTAAAGAATAGACTGTCACCATTATCCAAAATTAGTGTACTGACGACAACTACGGGATAACGACTGAATTATGCTATCTCTACAATAACCCTTTTTTAAAGCCTATTTCCTGAGACGTATCGGCGCGTTATGTATAATATAAATTTTCTTTCTTCATGCCTGAACTTATTTTAAATAATTAAATTTTATTAGAGAGTTGAATATTTTTTAAATTGTGCCTTATAGTGTTGAATTAAAATGTATCCTGCCGTATAAGAAAGTTTATTTTATAGCGACATTTGATCGATTGATAATTAAGGTTTGCAAATAAAATAAAAAATGTAGGCAGATTATTTATAAATAGAAAATAGGTAGTATTAGCTATGATAAATCATGCTTTTTCCGCACTTATCTGTGCAGAGAGGCTATTACGCCTCGCTGGGTTACACCCGATGGGTACTGAAGAATTTACCGGTAAAAACAATATTCAACCGGATGCTGTTGTGCCCGACAAACAACTGAAAATTCACATTGATAAATTTGCTGCTCCATTATCTGCTCGGTTTCGGTTACAAAAACTGCCATTAAAAAAATTAACACCGGAGCATTTGCCATTGGCATTTCGTGACCGAGAAGGAAAATTTGTTTTATTGGCGCGAATTAATGAAGATAAAGCATTATTGCAATATGCGGATACTGAACAGCCTAAAATAATAGATCGGGCTGAATTAAATGATTTATGGGGAGAATTATGTTTATTATGTAAACAATCCCGTTTTGACATTCGTTGGTTTATTCCAGCGTTTCTTCGACATCGCAATCAATTAGTACAAGTATTATTATTATCTCTATTATTACAATTATTGGCGTTAATTGCCCCGCTCTTTTTTCAAGTCGTTATGGATAAAGTATTGGTTCACAATGCTTTGGCAACTTTAGATGTATTGGTTATTACCTTAGTGATTGTCGGTATATTTGAAGTGGTGCTTAAAAGTTTACGTGAATATTTATTTTCTCATACCACGACACGGGTTGATATTCAGCTTGGTGGTAAGCTTTTTCATCATCTTATTCGTTTACCTTTAAGTTATTTTAAACAGCGGCATGTGGGTAATATTGTTGCACGTGTACGGGAACTGGAGAGTATCAGAGAATTTATCACTGGCTCGGCGCTGACATTATGTGTAGACGTTGTTTTCTCTGTAGTGCTCTTCGCTGTGATGTGGATGATTTCACCTTATCTTACCTTAGTGGCGCTAATTGCTATCCCCTTCTTTGTGTTGCTGGCGGCGTTAACCACTAAGCCATTGCAAAAAAGAGTGGAACAACTGTGTTGTTTTGCTGCCCAAAATGGCTCATTTTTGACCGAAACGGTAGCCGGAGTGGAAACGGTGAAGAGTTTAGCATTAGAGCCACGCATGCAGCATCGTTGGGAACAACAAACCCGAGATTTTGCCCAGGCCAATTTTCGGGTGCAAAATTTGCAAAATTTTAGTAGTCAAGCGGCACAGTTATTACAGAAAGTGACAGGCGCCACTGTGGTTGTTTTAGGCGCGTACCAAGTCATGGATATCCATTTGAGTATCGGTCAGCTGATCGCTTTCAATATGTTGTTGGTGCAGGCGATGCTGCCGATGACCAAATTGGTCGATCTGTGGCAACAAAGTATTCGCGCTCAAGTCGGATTATCGTTATTAGCTGATATGTTGACATTGCCGATAGAACAAGCGGCGGGGGAGGAGCAAGCATCAGAGCCATTCAAAGGAAATATTGCCTTAGAACAAGTCGTGTTCCGCTATCGACCTGATTTGGATCCGGTTTTGCGGCAATTCACTTTACATATCCACGCAGGTGAACATATTGGATTGGTAGGCCCTTCAGGTTCAGGTAAAAGTACCGTTGCTCGTTTACTACAGCGACTCTATAACGCTGAACAAGGGAGCATCACTATTGATGGTCGGCCACTCAATTCGTTTTCACCCAGTTTTTTACGGCGCCAAGTTGGTGTGGTGATGCAAGAAAGTCATTTATTCAATCGTACGGTACGTGAAAATATCGCCCATTCATGCCCCACCGCGCCATTAGATGATGTCGTAAAGGCGGCTCGTTTGGCTGGCGCTGATGAGTTTATTTTAGCTCTCCCTCTAGGTTATGACACGGTTTTATCTGAAGGAGGGGCTTCACTTTCGGGGGGACAGCGTCAGCGTATTGCTATTGCCCGTGCGTTGTTGGCTGATCCTCGCATTCTGATTTTTGATGAGGCGACCAGTGCGTTGGATGATGAATCTCAAGAACAGATACAAAAAAATATGGTGGAAATTGTTGCGAACCGAACGGTTATTACTATCGCTCACCGTTTGTCTACTGTACGTCAATGTCATCGTATCGCGGTATTTAAACAGGGTACGATTGTTGAGCTAGGCCCCCATGATGAGCTGTTGAAATTAAAGGGAAGTTATGCTCGTTTATGGCAGCAGCAGGTTAATTTCAGTGAGGAGGAAATTAAATGAAATTTTTTTATAAATCCCGTTTTTATCAACGCATAGTGCAATGGCGTGTTAAACAACAGCAAGTGGCTCGTAGCCGTGATGAATATGATTTTTTGCCTGCTTATTTAGATATCGTTGAACGTCCCGCAGCGCCTTGGGCGCGCCGTACTGCCTGGTGTATCTCCTTATTTTTATTATTAGTTTTGGTTTGGTCGATCATCGGTAAACTGGATATCCATGCTACGGCGTTGGGACGGGTGATTGTTTCAGATCATTCGAAATTAGTGCAGCCGTTAGAACAAGGCGTGGTGGTGGCTATTAATGTGCGTGACGGTGAACACGTGCGAGCCGGACAATCCTTAATTGAATTAAATCCGGTGGGCATTGATGCTGAAGTGCGTAATATTAATCAACAATTGATGCATCGTCGGCTTGAAAAAGCGCGTTTAACCGCATTATTAACCGATGACCCACTGGCTAATTTTACACCGCCAGCGGAGAGTGAGCCTCATTTGATTGAAACACGTCGTGCATTGCTACAGCGGGAACTTGATGAAAGAAATGCGGAATTAAAGCGCCAAGACGTTGAATTAGCGGTTAACCAAACTAATTATCAAGCAGTAGAGCAAAAAATATCCAGTCAAAAGCGGTTATTAGAAAATATTGAAAAGCGTTTAGAAGCCCGCCGTTCATTAGCTAAAACACAATCCATTGCTAAGATGGAGCTGCTCGAACAGGAAAAAGAGTGGTTAAATGCCAAAGCTGAATTAAGCTCGCTCAATGGTCAGCAATCGATATTACTTTCTCAACAACAAAGTTATATTCAGGGTAAACAACGTTTTTTAGCGGAAAAAAGGCGCGATTACCGTGAGCGTTTAAATAAAGCGAGTGAGGTCATCAGTCAGCTCACTCAGGAGCAGATTAAAATTGTTGAACGACAAAATTTACAAAAATTGCGAGCGCCTGTAGACGGTGTAGTACAGCAACTGGCGGTACACACTTTAGGGGGGGTGGTGACACCGGCTCAACAACTGATGGTGATCGTGCCGGAAAATAAAGAGCTAGAACTCGATACCTTGTTATTAAACAAGGACGTCGGTTTTGTGCTGCCAGGCCAGCCGGTTGAAGTAAAAGTGGACAGCTTTCCTTACACTCGTTATGGCACTTTACAGGGTGAAGTAAAACATGTTTCTCGCGATGCAATTGATGATCCCAAACAAGGGCTTGTTTTTCCTGCTCGTATTCGTTTGTTTAATGACACCTTGACCGTAGATGGAAAACCTGTTCGTTTATCAGCCGGTATGTCGGTCAATGTAGAAATAAAAACGGGGCGCCGCCGCGTGATTGATTATCTACTAAGCCCATTACAACAATATCAATCCGAAGCGATGAGGGAGCGTTAATATGACGCAACATCAACAGAAAATTATTCAACCATTAGATGCGTTAGCGCGGGCAGCCGCTTGTTTTGATTTGGCAATTGAATCATCTCAATTGCAACATCAATTAGGATTGTCGATTGATGAAATAGATGATATTGCGATTTGTCGTTGCGCCGGGTGGATTGGGCTGCGTGCCCGCAGGATAAAACAAAAGGTGACTCGATTTAACACATTACCCCTGCCAGTCATGTTCTCTCATCAAGGTGAGACTAAGACAGAGACAGAGACAGAGACTAAGACTGATTCTGATGACACTGATGACGCTGATAACAAAAATAAAAACGAAACAAAGCA contains:
- a CDS encoding type I secretion system permease/ATPase, with amino-acid sequence MINHAFSALICAERLLRLAGLHPMGTEEFTGKNNIQPDAVVPDKQLKIHIDKFAAPLSARFRLQKLPLKKLTPEHLPLAFRDREGKFVLLARINEDKALLQYADTEQPKIIDRAELNDLWGELCLLCKQSRFDIRWFIPAFLRHRNQLVQVLLLSLLLQLLALIAPLFFQVVMDKVLVHNALATLDVLVITLVIVGIFEVVLKSLREYLFSHTTTRVDIQLGGKLFHHLIRLPLSYFKQRHVGNIVARVRELESIREFITGSALTLCVDVVFSVVLFAVMWMISPYLTLVALIAIPFFVLLAALTTKPLQKRVEQLCCFAAQNGSFLTETVAGVETVKSLALEPRMQHRWEQQTRDFAQANFRVQNLQNFSSQAAQLLQKVTGATVVVLGAYQVMDIHLSIGQLIAFNMLLVQAMLPMTKLVDLWQQSIRAQVGLSLLADMLTLPIEQAAGEEQASEPFKGNIALEQVVFRYRPDLDPVLRQFTLHIHAGEHIGLVGPSGSGKSTVARLLQRLYNAEQGSITIDGRPLNSFSPSFLRRQVGVVMQESHLFNRTVRENIAHSCPTAPLDDVVKAARLAGADEFILALPLGYDTVLSEGGASLSGGQRQRIAIARALLADPRILIFDEATSALDDESQEQIQKNMVEIVANRTVITIAHRLSTVRQCHRIAVFKQGTIVELGPHDELLKLKGSYARLWQQQVNFSEEEIK
- the matP gene encoding macrodomain Ter protein MatP, translating into MKYQQLNNLESGWKYAYLRKKHREGEMITCHIENSAAQEAIRQLFELEKESEKVIAWINQHINLDLHNRMKQTIRARRKRYFNAEHQHTRKKSIDLEFSVWQRLSILAHHYQRTLSETLIQLIEDAEYKKKYVEQISSLKQELKGMLDK
- the rsxA gene encoding electron transport complex subunit RsxA produces the protein MTEYFLLFISTVLVNNFVLVKFLGLCPFMGVSKKLTTAIGMGLATTFVLTSASVCAWILESVVLSPLGLSYLRTLSFILVIAVVVQFTELMVRKTSPVLYRLLGIFLPLITTNCAVLGVALLNINQAHNFLQSVVYGFGAAIGFSLVMVLFAAIRERLEGADVPAPFRGSPIALITAGLMSLAFMGFTGLVKF
- a CDS encoding HlyD family type I secretion periplasmic adaptor subunit gives rise to the protein MKFFYKSRFYQRIVQWRVKQQQVARSRDEYDFLPAYLDIVERPAAPWARRTAWCISLFLLLVLVWSIIGKLDIHATALGRVIVSDHSKLVQPLEQGVVVAINVRDGEHVRAGQSLIELNPVGIDAEVRNINQQLMHRRLEKARLTALLTDDPLANFTPPAESEPHLIETRRALLQRELDERNAELKRQDVELAVNQTNYQAVEQKISSQKRLLENIEKRLEARRSLAKTQSIAKMELLEQEKEWLNAKAELSSLNGQQSILLSQQQSYIQGKQRFLAEKRRDYRERLNKASEVISQLTQEQIKIVERQNLQKLRAPVDGVVQQLAVHTLGGVVTPAQQLMVIVPENKELELDTLLLNKDVGFVLPGQPVEVKVDSFPYTRYGTLQGEVKHVSRDAIDDPKQGLVFPARIRLFNDTLTVDGKPVRLSAGMSVNVEIKTGRRRVIDYLLSPLQQYQSEAMRER
- the rsxC gene encoding electron transport complex subunit RsxC, with protein sequence MFKLLRSYSKTNKLWNFDGGIHLPEMKLQSSKVPIRTCPLPEFFIIPLQQHLGSPAELLVKMGDSVLKGQPLTSGHDRALPVHAPSSGIISAIKPHIVAHPSGLSEPCIQIIPDGKDIGCEPDPPVNYRQLTAQQLLEKIHLAGIAGLGGAGFPTASKLASGLDSNEILIINAVECEPYITADDRLIQEHANEIIMGIRILMSILGSKQVLIGIEDNKPEAITALKKALNDDEIIQLRIVPTKYPSGGAKQLTKILTGREVPPGKHSSSIGVMMQNVATVFAIKRAIIDNQPLIERVVTLTGDALSNPGNFWVRLGTPVSHLLTQAGFQPPPRPILIMGGPLMGFTLPSQDVPIVKISNCIVAAANTEIAIPEPEQPCIRCGLCVEACPARLLPQQLYWFSRAGEHEKARNHHLFDCIECGACAYVCPSHIPLVQYYRQEKAEIRALDQETLRGAEAKKRFEAKKMRLQREKLAREQHHNLLSTSRSPSSTALTKNQPSIAINEIAPSLDKLMENNTAEPEDRRQAIIAAAIARAKAKKAAQSIK
- a CDS encoding tRNA/rRNA methyltransferase; protein product: MNDFLNGKNGKIKVMYVRSDENNTDSHAKKFRRGKNRRHDHDSVKIDTNQIDPIQLQRQRAEEKRIYGKNACQQLFKNRPEVIVKAWFSQTSISDFRMALKWMADHRKAYHVVDSKELATVSGTEHHEGVCFLVKKSHREINRAVYLQQTPAQDCVLALENIGNPHNLGGIMRTCAHFGIHHVLLHDPAMLESGAAMRTAEGGAEHIKAIHTDDLLSALVDFRKAGYSIVTTSSHKGSDLTNTKLPNKIVLVLGQESSGITKDIWQQGDIAVSILGTGLVESLNVSVAAGILLAEWRRQNKRLA
- the rsxB gene encoding electron transport complex subunit RsxB, translated to MLSLWIAISVLSTLALVCGIVLGFAARRFRVEQDPIVEQIDQILPQSQCGQCGYPGCRPYAEAVSNNNEKINQCAPGGEKVMLKLAELLGIEPQPLDGDESRVNPQRKVAFIDESNCIGCTKCIQACPVDAIVGATRALHTVLPDLCTGCDLCVAPCPTDCIEMIPVATTLANWKWDLNTVPVKKTSQIIPIKVIDVDQHV